A genome region from Acinetobacter lwoffii includes the following:
- a CDS encoding BCCT family transporter yields the protein MPSTKPSWFANINPNVFISTVAIIAIFLALVVFAPDAFSVFTQQLNQWITTSFSWFYVLSVAIFLILLVYIALSDMGKIKLGPDHSQPKYSSASWFAMLFTAGMGIGLMFFGVAEPVMHYVTPPAGEPETVLAAQQSMRVTFFHWGLHAWAIYTLVGLSLAYFAYRHQLPLKIRSALYPLIGQKIYGPIGDGVDTFATIGTVFGVATTLGFGVTQINSGLNYLFGIEQAPSTQIILIIVVSAMAATSVFFGLDKGIKRLSELNLVLALLLLIFVFVAGPSIYLLQTTIQNAGQYVSNLFSMTFNLYAYQPSGWIGGWTIMYWAWWISWSPFVGMFIARVSEGRSIREFIVGVLLIPTGFTLIWMGFMGNAALYSIMHEANTSLLEAVQRDSSVALFEFLANLPFSSVTSIIATLLVMLFFVTSADSGALVTDYLTAKSENSPTWQRLFWTVLMALLAIILLLAGGLEALQSATIMSALPFTFIMLLMCWGLIKALHLDVTKMHALQAARITPRAIQNPRSWQQRLGLIMHYPHTQEEVQQYIHNTVNKAFLSFQSELKRRRLHVAISPLEDGIQLRVDHQDEINFIYQVNATQTLSPSFMSELENAGVDSYQAEVFLREGGQGYDVMEWTQEDLLQDIIDQYERHLHFLSLVRTPE from the coding sequence GCAACTGAACCAGTGGATTACCACCTCCTTTAGCTGGTTCTATGTATTGTCGGTGGCGATATTTCTCATCCTTCTGGTTTATATTGCCCTATCGGATATGGGCAAAATCAAACTGGGACCCGACCATAGCCAGCCGAAATATAGCAGTGCCTCCTGGTTTGCGATGTTATTCACCGCAGGAATGGGGATTGGACTGATGTTCTTTGGCGTGGCCGAACCGGTGATGCATTATGTCACGCCACCTGCCGGTGAACCGGAAACTGTACTGGCTGCACAACAATCTATGCGGGTCACCTTTTTCCACTGGGGCTTACATGCCTGGGCTATTTATACGCTTGTTGGCCTATCCTTGGCTTATTTTGCTTACCGGCATCAATTGCCTTTAAAAATCCGTTCGGCCTTGTATCCACTGATTGGTCAAAAGATTTATGGTCCGATTGGAGATGGCGTCGATACCTTTGCCACCATTGGTACGGTATTTGGTGTGGCCACCACGCTTGGTTTCGGGGTGACCCAAATCAATTCAGGTTTGAACTATTTGTTTGGCATTGAACAGGCACCCAGTACTCAGATCATTTTGATTATTGTGGTCAGTGCCATGGCGGCTACTTCCGTATTTTTTGGATTAGACAAAGGAATTAAACGTTTATCTGAACTAAATTTGGTACTTGCACTGCTGTTGCTGATTTTTGTCTTTGTGGCAGGTCCGAGTATTTATCTGTTACAGACAACTATTCAGAATGCCGGCCAGTATGTCTCTAATCTGTTTAGTATGACCTTTAATCTGTATGCCTACCAGCCAAGTGGCTGGATTGGGGGCTGGACCATCATGTACTGGGCCTGGTGGATTTCCTGGTCGCCATTTGTTGGGATGTTTATTGCCCGGGTCTCGGAAGGCCGCAGTATTCGTGAATTTATCGTGGGTGTATTGCTGATCCCGACTGGATTTACCTTGATCTGGATGGGCTTTATGGGCAATGCTGCGCTGTATAGCATTATGCATGAAGCCAATACCAGCTTGCTAGAAGCAGTTCAACGTGATTCCTCTGTGGCTCTATTCGAATTTTTAGCTAATCTGCCTTTCAGCTCAGTGACCAGTATCATTGCAACTTTACTGGTGATGCTGTTCTTTGTGACTTCTGCCGATTCAGGAGCATTGGTGACTGATTATCTGACAGCAAAAAGTGAAAATTCACCGACCTGGCAGCGTCTGTTCTGGACCGTACTCATGGCTTTACTGGCTATCATCCTTTTACTGGCAGGAGGCTTAGAGGCTTTGCAATCGGCCACGATCATGAGTGCTTTGCCATTTACATTCATTATGCTGCTGATGTGTTGGGGATTAATCAAAGCCCTACATCTGGATGTCACCAAAATGCATGCACTGCAAGCCGCACGGATTACCCCGCGTGCGATCCAGAATCCGCGCAGCTGGCAACAGCGCTTAGGCCTGATCATGCATTATCCGCACACTCAGGAAGAGGTGCAGCAGTATATTCACAATACAGTGAATAAGGCATTTCTCAGCTTTCAAAGTGAATTGAAACGACGCCGATTACACGTGGCGATTAGCCCGCTAGAAGATGGTATACAGCTCCGGGTTGATCATCAGGATGAAATTAATTTTATCTATCAGGTCAATGCCACCCAGACGTTAAGTCCAAGCTTTATGTCTGAACTGGAGAATGCGGGCGTAGATTCCTATCAGGCAGAAGTCTTTTTAAGAGAAGGCGGGCAGGGCTATGATGTGATGGAATGGACGCAAGAAGATCTATTACAGGACATTATTGACCAATATGAACGTCATTTGCACTTCTTAAGTCTGGTACGTACGCCTGAGTAA
- a CDS encoding putative porin, giving the protein MKKVYLASALLFAVTGAQAYQAEVQGTVGYYDAELNDGNYNVGVQGTYYFKDIDTSKGPLAEAAFLNQASSISAGYNFGQLTADINQTVNGGGNSVTINEEFDVEQQTYGIKGETYIPTNVVPVYASASYNHSKTDAKNDFTALIQNDDSGDRYALELGALVAPNFLMALGYTNIAATESLDTFNILNNGLMSATMEARSISDKKDAITARTKYVGPIDGTDMSIGFEAGLVSGEDTMYQLKTDLYVTPKLGLGVSYTDGSYKSATVPTSAVGLNASYFVTPAVSLGASYVYADGKYGANDAQLGAFNAKFRF; this is encoded by the coding sequence ATGAAAAAGGTTTATTTAGCATCGGCATTATTATTTGCTGTGACAGGTGCCCAAGCCTACCAAGCTGAAGTTCAAGGTACTGTAGGCTATTACGATGCTGAACTTAACGATGGTAACTATAATGTTGGGGTACAAGGGACTTACTATTTTAAAGATATCGACACCTCTAAAGGACCATTAGCTGAAGCTGCTTTCTTGAATCAAGCGAGCAGTATTTCTGCAGGCTACAATTTTGGCCAGCTTACTGCAGATATTAACCAAACGGTTAATGGTGGCGGCAATTCAGTTACTATAAATGAAGAATTTGATGTAGAACAACAAACTTATGGCATTAAGGGTGAAACCTATATTCCTACAAATGTTGTGCCTGTATATGCAAGCGCATCCTATAACCATTCTAAAACTGATGCTAAAAACGATTTTACAGCTTTAATTCAAAATGATGATTCTGGCGATCGCTACGCACTTGAGCTTGGTGCTCTAGTTGCTCCAAATTTCTTGATGGCACTTGGTTATACGAATATTGCTGCTACGGAATCTCTGGATACATTCAACATTTTAAATAATGGTTTGATGAGTGCTACGATGGAAGCACGCAGTATTAGTGACAAGAAAGATGCTATTACAGCACGAACTAAATATGTAGGTCCAATCGATGGTACTGACATGTCAATTGGTTTTGAAGCTGGTCTAGTTTCTGGCGAAGATACGATGTATCAACTGAAAACAGACCTTTATGTAACGCCTAAACTTGGTCTAGGGGTTTCTTATACAGATGGTAGCTACAAAAGCGCTACTGTTCCAACATCTGCAGTTGGTTTAAATGCGAGCTACTTCGTCACTCCAGCTGTATCACTAGGTGCTAGCTACGTTTATGCTGATGGTAAATATGGCGCAAATGATGCACAACTTGGTGCGTTCAATGCCAAATTCCGTTTCTAA
- the omp33-36 gene encoding porin Omp33-36, with translation MKKLGLATALLLAMTGAQAYQFEVQGQSEFIDNTANEQDFTGAVQGTYYFNNVDASKGPLAEAAFLNQASNVSAAYTYGEDGQEFGDRTVHHTFGVKGEAYIPTNVVPAYASASYSHTITDNKAGNPTDDNGDRYALELGALVAPNFLVAVGYTSVADQTSYDAFNMFNNGVAKAALESETIADKKDAITARTKYVGAIDGTNMSIGFESGLVYGKDTAYNLGTTLFLNPQLSVGASYMESSFAGSPDKAWGANVNYFITPAVAVGASYVNANAEGQALDTQTIGVNAKFRF, from the coding sequence ATGAAAAAACTCGGTTTAGCCACTGCTTTATTATTAGCCATGACCGGTGCTCAAGCATATCAATTTGAAGTTCAAGGTCAATCAGAGTTCATCGACAATACTGCGAATGAACAAGACTTCACTGGTGCAGTTCAAGGTACTTACTACTTCAACAATGTTGATGCTTCTAAAGGTCCTTTAGCTGAAGCTGCTTTTTTAAACCAAGCATCTAATGTTTCTGCTGCTTATACATACGGCGAAGACGGACAAGAATTTGGTGATCGCACTGTGCACCATACTTTCGGTGTAAAAGGTGAAGCGTATATCCCGACTAACGTTGTTCCTGCTTATGCAAGCGCTTCTTATAGCCATACCATCACTGATAACAAAGCTGGTAACCCAACAGATGATAATGGCGACCGTTATGCATTAGAACTGGGTGCTCTAGTTGCTCCTAACTTCCTGGTAGCTGTAGGTTACACAAGCGTTGCAGACCAAACTTCCTATGACGCTTTCAACATGTTCAACAACGGTGTTGCTAAAGCTGCTCTTGAATCAGAAACCATTGCTGATAAGAAAGATGCAATCACTGCCCGCACTAAATATGTAGGCGCGATTGACGGCACTAACATGTCAATTGGTTTTGAAAGTGGCCTGGTTTATGGCAAAGATACTGCCTACAACTTAGGTACAACTCTTTTCCTTAACCCACAGTTAAGCGTTGGTGCATCTTATATGGAATCTAGCTTTGCTGGTTCTCCAGACAAAGCTTGGGGCGCGAACGTAAACTACTTCATCACTCCTGCTGTTGCAGTTGGCGCATCTTATGTAAATGCAAATGCTGAAGGCCAAGCACTGGATACACAAACGATTGGTGTAAATGCCAAATTCCGTTTCTAA
- a CDS encoding GGDEF domain-containing protein — MNTLRSEWISKRLYWSMSIIILCLLCICIPLIVSSSQSYLKSRQTYQQLNALQQVADLANKISRERAPANKAMSSSVQEFAQHQQELISYRQQVDRQLSQTADVLTEVGFNNLSQQLSQLENSLKKGRAQVDAYTRMPRQQRSAQELDQAILAMFAAWESCRELLRDVAVASDSSSTPLNNYISQILFLSDLRDQAGRVASSIMAHVTFEAPLPTENITRSLQTQHQVRYLWALIDTIQPVQDKTEEFIRLHRRVETEFIQQGLPIVSELISDSLEQRDYRLSGTELTEGMVDKFATVVDLQTYLLQYSRDAAIQEMNSNMQRLIWSVLVSLISLLTAISTMVFARKQVFLPLIQARRMLLSLSKNSGRQKIDMRLREVNHSDSLFAAIQKLQQMLQERDALEFRLKNIAHSDSLTGLSNRFALEEYIRFMENQPGQLSQTCLMIIDIDHFKQVNDQYGHIIGDQVIQLVAERLKANVRATDLLVRYGGDEFLVLIENIQMQQALIVANKIRAEVAERHIVTAAGDEIQISVSIGVAIGAVSWMALLSNADDALFAAKAKGRNAVAEV; from the coding sequence ATGAATACCTTACGCTCTGAGTGGATCAGTAAACGTTTGTACTGGTCGATGTCGATTATTATTTTATGTTTACTTTGCATCTGTATTCCCTTAATTGTGAGTAGCAGTCAAAGTTATTTAAAATCCAGACAAACTTATCAACAATTGAATGCCTTACAGCAGGTCGCTGATCTGGCGAATAAAATTTCGCGTGAGCGTGCGCCTGCCAATAAAGCCATGTCCAGTTCGGTGCAGGAATTTGCCCAGCATCAGCAAGAGTTAATCAGCTATCGTCAACAGGTGGATCGGCAATTGTCCCAGACCGCGGATGTCTTGACGGAGGTCGGGTTTAACAACCTGAGTCAGCAACTTTCACAGCTTGAAAATAGTTTGAAAAAAGGACGTGCACAGGTTGATGCCTATACCCGGATGCCACGTCAGCAACGCAGTGCGCAAGAGCTTGATCAGGCAATTCTGGCCATGTTTGCTGCCTGGGAAAGTTGCCGTGAACTTTTGCGTGACGTGGCGGTGGCTTCAGATAGCTCGTCCACCCCTCTGAATAACTATATCAGCCAGATTCTATTTTTATCTGATTTACGTGATCAGGCGGGGCGGGTTGCCTCGTCTATCATGGCGCATGTGACTTTTGAAGCGCCGCTTCCCACTGAAAATATTACCCGTTCTTTACAGACCCAACATCAGGTGCGTTATTTGTGGGCCTTGATTGATACCATTCAGCCTGTTCAAGATAAAACAGAGGAGTTCATTCGTTTACATCGACGGGTAGAAACCGAGTTTATTCAGCAAGGCTTACCGATTGTGAGTGAACTGATCAGTGACAGTCTGGAGCAACGTGACTACCGTTTGAGCGGAACAGAGCTGACTGAAGGGATGGTAGATAAATTTGCGACTGTGGTAGACCTGCAAACTTACCTACTGCAATACAGCAGAGATGCCGCTATTCAGGAAATGAACAGCAATATGCAGCGTTTGATCTGGAGTGTACTGGTATCGTTGATTTCATTACTGACCGCGATTTCCACCATGGTCTTTGCACGCAAACAGGTATTTTTGCCGCTGATTCAGGCACGCCGCATGTTGTTGAGTTTGTCTAAAAACTCGGGTCGTCAGAAAATTGATATGCGGCTGCGTGAAGTGAATCATTCTGATTCCTTATTCGCTGCCATTCAGAAATTGCAACAGATGTTGCAAGAACGTGATGCGCTAGAGTTCCGTTTAAAGAATATTGCCCATTCCGATTCTTTGACCGGATTATCCAACCGTTTCGCGCTAGAAGAATATATTCGTTTTATGGAAAATCAGCCGGGTCAATTGAGCCAAACCTGTTTGATGATTATTGATATTGATCATTTTAAACAGGTGAATGATCAATATGGGCATATTATTGGCGATCAGGTGATTCAGCTGGTGGCCGAGCGTTTAAAGGCCAATGTCCGTGCTACAGATTTGCTGGTACGTTATGGGGGCGATGAATTTCTGGTGCTGATTGAAAATATCCAGATGCAGCAGGCATTGATTGTGGCCAATAAAATCCGCGCTGAAGTGGCTGAGCGTCATATTGTGACTGCAGCAGGAGACGAGATTCAGATTTCGGTCAGTATCGGGGTTGCCATTGGTGCCGTGTCGTGGATGGCTTTATTGTCAAATGCAGATGATGCTCTGTTTGCAGCAAAGGCCAAAGGACGTAATGCGGTGGCTGAGGTTTAG
- the uvrA gene encoding excinuclease ABC subunit UvrA produces MSQSHIRIRGARTHNLKNVNLDIPRDKFVVITGLSGSGKSSLAFDTLYAEGQRRYVESLSAYARQFLSQMEKPEVDSIEGLSPAIAIEQKSTSHNPRSTVGTITEIYDYLRLLYARVGTPFCPEHDLPMVAQTVTEMVDAVKALEEGTALLLLAPVVRERKGEYTALFEQLQSQGFVRARVDGEIMEIDPPPELDKKKKHTIEVVVDRFKVRDDLGNRIAESFETALRLGGDIAILSWMKGEHNDRVFSAKHSCPECDRAVAELEPRLFSFNNPFGACPVCDGLGTRSHFSADKLIPNPEVSVSQGAIRGWDRQRPYYYSMIQKVAEHFGFSLETPWNELEADTKKKFLYGTGKEKIDLSYIDERGRRHNRVIPFEGILPHLERRYRETESNYVRDDLAQYLSNAACDACDGSRLNEISRNVKILDKTIADITRMSIGDAESYYQGIHLEGARGEIADKIFKEIRERLHFLVSVGLNYLSLSRSAETLSGGEAQRIRLASQIGAGLMGVMYVLDEPSIGLHQRDNDRLLQTLIRLRDLGNTVLVVEHDEDAIRAADHIIDIGPGAGVHGGHVIAEGTYDEILANPDSLTGKYLSGKLKIEVPKKRIQPPKPKEQIKLMGASGHNLKKVDLTIPLGIMTCVTGVSGSGKSTLINRTLLPLAATQLNGATTLTSEKFESIDGLQFLDKVVDIDQSPIGRTPRSNPATYTGLFTPIRELFSQTQEAKARGYAAGRFSFNVKGGRCEACEGDGMIKVAMHFLPDMYVPCDACHGKRYNRETLEVNYKGKNISDVLQMTVEDAMHFFDAIPVIHRRLETLHQVGLGYIRLGQSATTLSGGEAQRVKLARELAKRDTGQTLYILDEPTTGLHFHDIAKLLDILHQLRDKGNTIVVIEHNLDVIKTADWVVDLGPEGGSGGGMIVAEGTPEQVVKVKASHTGKFLKPLLK; encoded by the coding sequence ATGAGCCAAAGCCACATCCGTATTCGAGGCGCACGTACCCATAACCTGAAAAATGTGAACCTTGATATACCACGCGACAAGTTTGTGGTGATTACGGGACTGTCTGGTTCAGGAAAGTCCTCGCTTGCCTTTGATACCTTATATGCCGAAGGTCAGCGCCGTTATGTGGAATCGCTGTCTGCCTATGCCCGCCAGTTCCTCTCCCAGATGGAAAAACCGGAAGTGGATTCTATTGAAGGCTTGAGTCCAGCGATTGCCATCGAACAGAAATCTACCAGTCATAACCCGCGTTCGACCGTGGGTACCATTACCGAAATTTATGACTATTTACGCCTGCTGTATGCGCGTGTCGGTACACCGTTCTGTCCTGAACATGATCTGCCGATGGTGGCACAAACGGTTACTGAAATGGTCGATGCAGTCAAAGCATTAGAAGAAGGCACTGCACTGTTATTGTTAGCACCAGTCGTGCGCGAACGTAAGGGCGAATATACGGCACTGTTTGAACAGCTACAAAGCCAGGGTTTCGTCCGTGCCCGTGTGGATGGCGAGATCATGGAAATTGATCCACCACCAGAACTGGACAAAAAGAAAAAACATACCATTGAAGTCGTAGTTGACCGCTTTAAAGTACGTGATGATCTGGGCAACCGCATTGCAGAAAGTTTTGAAACCGCGCTGCGTCTTGGTGGCGATATCGCCATTTTGTCCTGGATGAAGGGCGAGCATAACGATCGCGTGTTTTCTGCCAAGCATTCCTGCCCGGAATGTGACCGTGCTGTGGCTGAACTGGAACCGCGTTTATTTTCGTTCAACAATCCCTTTGGCGCTTGTCCGGTCTGTGATGGTTTGGGAACCCGTAGCCATTTCAGTGCCGACAAACTGATTCCCAATCCTGAAGTCAGCGTTAGCCAAGGGGCCATTCGTGGCTGGGATCGTCAGCGTCCATATTATTACAGCATGATCCAGAAAGTCGCCGAGCATTTCGGTTTTTCTCTGGAAACGCCATGGAATGAACTGGAGGCCGATACCAAGAAAAAATTTCTGTATGGCACCGGCAAAGAAAAAATTGATCTAAGTTATATCGATGAGCGTGGCCGTCGCCATAATCGGGTGATTCCGTTTGAAGGAATCTTGCCGCATCTGGAACGCCGTTATCGTGAAACTGAAAGCAATTATGTGCGTGATGATCTGGCTCAATATCTGTCCAATGCTGCCTGTGATGCCTGTGATGGTTCACGTCTAAATGAAATTTCGCGTAATGTGAAAATTCTGGACAAGACTATTGCTGACATTACCCGCATGTCGATCGGCGATGCTGAAAGCTATTATCAGGGCATTCATCTGGAAGGTGCGCGGGGTGAAATCGCGGACAAGATTTTCAAGGAAATCCGTGAACGTCTGCACTTTCTGGTTTCGGTCGGCCTGAATTATCTCAGCCTGTCCCGTTCTGCCGAAACTTTGTCTGGTGGTGAAGCACAGCGAATTCGTCTGGCCTCACAGATCGGTGCCGGTTTGATGGGCGTCATGTATGTGCTGGATGAGCCATCAATTGGTCTGCATCAGCGTGATAACGACCGTCTGTTACAGACCTTGATCCGTCTGCGTGACCTAGGCAATACCGTGCTGGTGGTCGAGCATGATGAAGATGCGATTCGTGCCGCCGATCATATTATTGATATCGGTCCGGGTGCCGGTGTGCATGGTGGGCATGTGATTGCCGAAGGAACGTATGATGAAATTCTGGCCAATCCGGACTCGCTGACCGGAAAATATTTATCCGGAAAATTAAAAATTGAAGTGCCGAAAAAACGGATTCAACCGCCTAAGCCTAAAGAACAGATCAAGCTAATGGGAGCATCCGGGCATAACCTGAAAAAAGTCGATCTGACCATTCCTTTAGGTATTATGACCTGTGTTACCGGGGTGTCCGGTTCAGGTAAATCGACCTTGATTAACCGGACTTTGTTACCTTTGGCGGCGACCCAGCTCAATGGTGCCACCACTTTAACTTCGGAAAAGTTTGAATCGATTGATGGTTTACAGTTTCTCGACAAAGTGGTGGATATTGACCAGAGTCCGATTGGACGTACCCCGCGTTCCAATCCGGCGACTTATACCGGCCTATTTACCCCGATTCGTGAACTGTTTTCACAGACGCAAGAAGCCAAGGCACGCGGTTATGCTGCCGGTCGTTTCTCGTTTAACGTGAAAGGTGGCCGCTGTGAAGCCTGTGAAGGTGACGGCATGATCAAGGTAGCGATGCACTTCCTACCGGATATGTATGTGCCATGTGATGCCTGTCATGGCAAACGCTATAATCGTGAAACGCTGGAAGTGAACTATAAGGGCAAGAATATTTCCGATGTCTTGCAGATGACTGTTGAAGATGCGATGCATTTTTTTGATGCCATTCCGGTGATTCACCGCCGTCTAGAAACATTGCATCAGGTCGGTTTGGGTTATATTCGTCTGGGTCAGTCTGCGACCACGCTTTCTGGTGGTGAAGCGCAGCGGGTCAAACTGGCGCGTGAGCTGGCCAAACGCGATACTGGTCAAACCCTGTATATTCTGGATGAACCGACCACAGGTCTGCATTTTCATGATATTGCCAAACTGTTGGATATCCTGCATCAGCTTCGTGACAAGGGCAATACCATTGTAGTGATTGAGCATAATCTGGACGTAATTAAAACTGCCGACTGGGTGGTGGATTTAGGCCCTGAAGGTGGTTCGGGTGGTGGTATGATTGTTGCGGAAGGTACGCCTGAACAGGTCGTGAAAGTCAAAGCTTCACATACGGGTAAATTCTTGAAGCCGTTGTTGAAATAA
- the tenA gene encoding thiaminase II encodes MSFSQEVWQRNLGLYQKTLALPFNQQLAQGTLSREAFSHYVIQDAHYLLAYGRALAVCAAKAFEADDVIQFAEAAKIAIVVERSLHDGFMQDFGISKEQFEQTPLTLACHHYTSYLTSTAWSESYPVVLASLLPCFWIYAEVGKDIVDNSAPNNPYQAWVDTYSREEFHTAVRNVIATVDRVAARVDADTLEKMHAAYTHAARLEWLFWDSAFEQRQWPGLDE; translated from the coding sequence ATGAGTTTTTCACAAGAGGTATGGCAACGTAATCTCGGACTTTATCAGAAGACCCTGGCCCTGCCCTTTAATCAGCAACTGGCGCAAGGTACTTTAAGCCGTGAAGCCTTTAGTCATTATGTGATTCAGGATGCGCATTATTTACTGGCCTATGGCCGTGCACTGGCCGTGTGTGCCGCCAAAGCTTTTGAAGCGGACGATGTAATCCAGTTTGCCGAGGCAGCCAAAATTGCGATTGTGGTGGAACGTAGCCTGCATGATGGCTTTATGCAAGATTTTGGCATTAGCAAAGAGCAATTTGAGCAGACACCGTTGACGCTGGCATGTCATCACTATACTTCTTATCTGACTTCGACCGCCTGGTCAGAAAGCTACCCGGTGGTGCTAGCCTCGTTGCTGCCTTGTTTCTGGATTTATGCCGAAGTTGGTAAAGATATTGTCGACAACTCTGCGCCGAATAATCCGTATCAGGCTTGGGTGGATACCTATTCACGAGAAGAATTCCACACTGCGGTGCGGAATGTGATTGCGACCGTTGACCGTGTTGCGGCGCGTGTTGATGCCGATACACTAGAAAAAATGCATGCAGCTTATACGCATGCGGCCCGTCTGGAATGGTTGTTCTGGGACAGTGCCTTTGAGCAACGCCAGTGGCCTGGTCTGGATGAATAA
- a CDS encoding DUF475 domain-containing protein has product MLKHFGFSIAFSIVCLGLSAYWGYTHGPDAGLQTMLTALTITAILAIMEVSLSFDNAVVNASVLRGWDHFWKMLFLTVGILIAVFGMRLIFPVVIVAVTADLGFMEVVRLALNDPKEYSARLMAHHPEIAAFGGAFLLMVFLNFFLDEEKDTHWFRRVERRLSNLANVPAMSVFIALVALLIMAANVDEAKRLAVTMAGIWGIVIYIGVQVLSHMLGGEPEVDEEGNAIRHDENGVPTGVVKAGIGGFLYLEVLDASFSFDGVIGAFAITSDVVIIMLGLAIGAIFVRSMTIYLVEQGTLDAYIYLEHGAHYAIGALAFIMIASGTGLHVPEVVTGLIGVAFIVWAVFASIQYKKRQAALDK; this is encoded by the coding sequence ATGTTGAAACATTTTGGTTTCTCGATTGCATTTTCGATCGTGTGTCTTGGTTTGTCTGCATATTGGGGTTATACCCATGGTCCTGACGCAGGTCTGCAAACCATGCTCACAGCGCTGACCATTACCGCTATTCTGGCGATTATGGAAGTGTCGTTGTCCTTTGATAACGCGGTTGTCAATGCCTCAGTCCTACGGGGTTGGGATCATTTCTGGAAAATGCTGTTCCTGACAGTCGGTATTCTGATTGCAGTCTTCGGGATGCGTTTGATCTTCCCAGTGGTCATTGTTGCAGTGACTGCAGACCTGGGCTTTATGGAAGTAGTACGTCTGGCCCTGAATGATCCGAAAGAATATTCAGCACGTTTAATGGCACATCATCCTGAAATTGCTGCTTTTGGTGGTGCTTTCCTGTTGATGGTATTCCTGAACTTCTTCCTGGATGAAGAAAAAGACACGCATTGGTTCAGACGGGTGGAACGCCGTCTGTCCAATCTGGCCAATGTACCGGCGATGTCGGTGTTTATCGCACTGGTAGCCTTGTTAATCATGGCAGCCAATGTCGATGAAGCTAAGCGTCTGGCAGTGACTATGGCGGGGATCTGGGGCATCGTAATTTATATCGGGGTGCAGGTTCTGAGCCATATGCTCGGTGGTGAACCGGAAGTCGATGAAGAAGGCAATGCGATTCGTCATGATGAAAATGGCGTACCGACCGGTGTAGTGAAAGCCGGTATTGGTGGTTTCCTCTATCTAGAAGTCCTGGATGCCTCGTTCAGTTTTGATGGCGTAATCGGTGCTTTTGCGATTACCTCAGACGTGGTCATCATCATGCTCGGTCTGGCAATTGGTGCGATCTTTGTCCGTTCAATGACCATCTATCTGGTTGAACAGGGCACATTGGATGCTTATATCTACCTGGAACATGGTGCGCATTATGCCATCGGTGCACTGGCTTTCATTATGATTGCCAGCGGAACCGGTCTGCATGTGCCAGAAGTGGTAACCGGTCTGATCGGTGTAGCCTTTATTGTCTGGGCAGTATTTGCCTCGATTCAATACAAAAAGCGTCAGGCGGCTTTAGACAAATAA